A window of Sphingomonas astaxanthinifaciens DSM 22298 genomic DNA:
CGACCTACGATTATCGGCAGGAGCCGCCCGCACGCCGCGTCCGCAAGGCGGCCTAGGCCGCCAGCACCCGTTCCTCGCAGCCGAGGTCGAGCGTGAACAGGCGCGCCAGCTGCTCGCCGTTGCGCGCGCAGCTGTGCCGCGGCGCCGTCCGCCCGGTAGGCCGGAAGCCGAGCTTCTCCAGCACCCGCCCGCTCGCCGGATTGTCGATGAAGTGCGACGCCTCGAGCCGGTCGAGCCCGATGGTCCGGGCAATCTCGACCAGCTGCCGGCACGCCTCGGTCGCATAACCCCGGCCCCAGTGCGCGCGGGCAATCCAGTAGCCGATCTCCACCGCGCCCGAGGGCGAGCGGTCGAAGCCCGCCGCGCCGATCAGCTCGGGCTCGCCATCGGTCCGGCGCAGCAGCACGAAGCGCGGCAGGACGATGTCCTGCGGCTTGGCCAGGAACTCGTGGGCCTCGGCCTCGCCATAGGGCCAGGGCGCGGTGCCGAGGTTCCGGACGATCGCCTCGTCGGCAATGGCCCGGGCGAGCGCGGGCGCATCCTCGGCCCAGCCCGGTCTCAGCAGCAGTCTCTCGGTACGAGCGAACATCTTCGGACCTCTCTTCCCCGAGGCCCCGCTAGCGGGGCCAGATGACAAAATCGGGAGAAGAAAAAGAAAGGGAGAAGAGGGGGCTTCCCTCTTCTCCCTTCCAGGTCCTCGGATGAAGTCCTGTATCGGGCTGCCCCCTCCTGGGGCGGCCCGTCATCGACCAACCCCTATTCGGCTGCGTCCGCAATCGGCGCCATAAGCGCTTCCACGTGGACGAACTTGCGGCCTTGGCGGCCGTCGCGAAACGCGACTTTGCCGTCGGTAAGGGCGAAGAGTGTGTGATCCTTGCCGAGGCCCACATTGGTGCCCGGATAGACGCGCGTGCCGCGCTGGCGCACGATGATGTTGCCGGCGACGACGTTCTCGCCACCGAACTTCTTCACGCCCAGGCGCTTGCTCTCGGAATCACGGCCGTTACGCGACGAGCCGCCTGCCTTCTTATGTGCCATCGTTCTTAAGCCTTCGGAGTCTTCTTGGCCTTGCTCTTAGCAGGCGCAGCATTCTGAGTCGAGGTCGCTTCCTCGGTGGCGGTGGTGCCGGCGTCGGCGGGGGCGACGCCCTCGCTGGTCGGCGCCGACTTGGCCTTGGCCTTCTTCGGCGCGGCCGGGGCCTCGTTGCCCTCGGGGGCAGCGGCCTTCTTCGGGGCGGCCGACTTGGCCTTCTCGCCGCCGATCGACACGATCTTCAGGATCGTGTGCTGCTGGCGGTGGCCGGCCTTGCGGCGATAGTTGTGGCGGCGGCGCTTCTTGAAGACGACGACCTTCTCGCCCTTCGCCTGGGCGACGATCTCGGCGGCGACGGTCAGGCCGTCGGTGCCCTTGAGATCGCTACCCTCACCGGCCAGCAGGATATCGCCGAGGGTGATGCTGTCACCGGCATTGCCGTCCAGCTTCTCGACGACGATCTTGTCTCCGGGCGACACGCGATACTGCTTGCCGCCGGTGCGCACGATAGCGAACATGGGCCTCTTCTCTTTTCTTTGCTCGAAAGCCTGGAATTTCTCACCCATGCGGCAGCGTGGCGCCAACCCGCGCGGGAAAGCGTGCCCCCTAGGAGAGGATGGCCCAAAGGTCAACCGACCGGATAGGCGGTCGAGCTTTTGCAGCGCTCCATCGCGAACTTCGAGGTCACGTTCTTGAGCGGGCCGGCCGCGATCAGCTGCTTATAGAAATTGTCGAAATGACCCATGTCGCGGACGGCGACCCGCAGCCAGTAATCGGTCTCGCCCGCCATCCGCACCACCTCCAGCACTTCGGGCAGGCGCGACACGCCGGCGAGAAACCGCTCCTGCCATTCGGGGCTGTGGTCGCGCGCCTCCACCTCGATGAAGACGATGAGGCCAAGGCCGAGCGCGCGCGGATCGACCAGGGCCACCGTCCGCTCGATCACCCCCGCGGCGCGCAGCTTCTGGATCCGGCGCCAGCAGGGAGTCGGGGACAGGCCCACCCTTGCACCGACCTCCGCCACGGGAAGAGTCGCGTCGTCCTGCAGGATGGCGAGGATCCGCCGGTCGGTCTGATCCATTTTCATTGTGTCGCGAGATTGAGCATGAACTTGCATGATTGCAAGCCGCGCTGCATCGGGCTTGTTATTCGCGGGCCCCTCTTGCGGCGCTCGGCTGACGAGGGCAATTTGACGGTGTTCCGAACGGAAGACGTCTTGATCAGAGCACGCAAGATTATTCCAAATCGGGATGGCCGGCAGTCCGGACGCTCATTCGTGTCCGGAGGGCCGGCCTCTCTTTCATGTTGACCCCTTGAGAGACTTGCCCCGGCGGACCCCCTCCGCCGGGGCTCTTTCGTGCGTGCAACATCCGTTGTTGCGTTGAAGTATCAGTCACTTGGCAAAGCGAATGGGCCGGAAAAACCCGGCTTGGCGCGGGGCGTCACGCGGGAAAGACTGAAGGGTGACAGTAAAGGCGGGTGCCGGGGGCGGCACCTGGAGCAAACAGGGAGCCAGAACCATGAGCAATCGCATTTCTCCGGTGCTTCTTCTCACCATCAGCCCATTGGCGCTGATCGCGGCCACACCCGCCGTCGCGCAGAGCGCAGCCACCGACCCGCGGCAGCCGCCCGCGCCCACCACCGCCGTCGCCGCACCCGAAGAGGCCGGTGCGACCGAGCCCGACAACACCATCATCGTCACCGGCACCCGCCGGACCGACCGCACCATCGCCGATTCGCCGGTCCCGATCGACGTCCTCGGGCAGGAGGCGCTGACCTCCTCGGGCCTCGGCGAGACCAACAAGGTGCTGAACAACCTCGTCCCGTCGTTCAACTTCCCGCAGCCCTCGATCGCCGACGGGACCGACGTCATCCGCCCGGCCAGCCTGCGCGGCCTCGCGCCCGATCAGACCCTGGTGCTGGTCAACGGCAAACGCCGCCACGTCTCCTCGCTGCTCAACATCAACGGCACCGTCGGTCGCGGCAGCACCGCGGTCGACCTGAACAACATCCCCGCGCTCGCGATCGACCGGATCGAGGTGCTGCGCGACGGCGCGAGCTCGCAATATGGCTCGGACGCCATCGCCGGCGTCATCAACGTCCGCCTGCGCAAGAGCCCGAGCGGCGGCAAGGCGCAGGTCAGCTACGGCAAGTATATCACCCAGCTCGAGGACGTCCCCGAACTCGAGGCGCTGACCAATGTCGGCGGCACCGCGGTCCTCGACAGCCGCGACAGCCGGATCCTCGCCGGGACCTATGGTGCCTCGCGCAAGATCAAGGATGGCGCGATCTTCACCGCCGGGGTCAATGTCGGGATTCCGATGGGCTCGGGTTACATCAACCTGACCGGCGAATTCCGCGACCGCGACAACACCAACCGCGCCGGCCCCGACGTCCGCCCCAACTACATCCGCCCGACCTCGGCGATCGATCCGCGCGAGCTGACCTTCAACCGCCAGAACTTCCGTTTCGGCGACCCCAAGACGCGCGACCTCAACCTCATCGCCAACATGGCCGCGCCGATCGGCGACAGCGGCTGGGAATTCTACAGCTTCGCGACCTTCGCCCATCGCAAGGGCCGCTCGGCCGCCAACTGGCGCCAGCAGTCGTCGGTCAACAACCGCGACTTCTCGACCCTGACCCCGGCGACGAGCCCCACCAACGCCAACTTCACCGCGCTGACGCCCGACGGTTTCCTCCCCGAGATCGCCTCGGTCTACAAGGATTGGGCGGCGGCGGCGGGCTTCCGCGGCGAACTGTCGGGCTGGAACGTCGACCTGTCGGGCGTCTACGGCCACAACCAGATCGACTACCGGACCGAGAACAGCCTCAATACCTCCTACGGCCGCAACAGCCCGACGAGCTTCGACAGCGGCGGGCTGCGCTTCAACCAGTTCACCGCCAACCTCGACGTCTCGCGCGAATTCGAGGCGGGCTTCGCCAAGCCGCTGTCGGTCGCCTTCGGGACCGAATATCGCCGCGACAACTTCTCCGAGCGGCCCGGCCAGGTCGAATCCTATGCCGCCGGCCCCCTGTTCATTGCGCCGGTCACCACGACCTCGGCCAACTGCACCACGCTGGGCGGCGTCTACAATGCCGGCACCGGCGTCTGCAGCTTCCCGGGCCGCGCCGCGCCCTTCGGTGCGCAGGGCTTCCCGGGCATTCCGGCCTACGCCAAGCTCAGCAAGAGCCGGAGCAGTGTCGCGGGCTATGTCGAGCTCGACACCGATCCGCTGCCGGGCTTCACCACCACGCTCGCCGGCCGCGCCGAGAAATATTCGGACTTCGGAAGCACGGTGAACGGCAAGCTCGCGCTGCGCTACGCGATCGTCCCCGCGCTCGCGCTGCGCGGATCGATCTCGACCGGCTTCCGCGCGCCCTCGCTGCAGCAGCAATATTTCACCGGATTCTCGACCAACTTCATCAACGGCCTGCCGGTCGACATCGTGACCTTCCCGGTCAATTCGGCGGTCTCGCGCGCGCTCGGCGCCCGCGACCTCAAGCCCGAAAAGTCGGTCAACGTCTCGGCCGGCGTCTCGGTCAACCCGCTCCAGGGCCTGACGATCACCGCCGATTACTACCATATCAAGTTGAAGGACCGGATCGTCCTCACCGAGAACCTCGGCGCCTTCGGCAGCGGCACCACCGCGCAGAACAATGCGGTGCAGGCGATCCTTGCGGCCAACAGCCTGTCTGGCTTCGGCGCGGCCCGCTTCTTCATCAACGGGCTCGACACCACCACCGAGGGCGTCGACATCGTCGGCACCTATCGCTTCCGCGCCGGGGCCATCGGCAACTGGTCGCTGTCGGCCGCCTTCAACGCGTCGAACAACAAGATCGACAAGCGCCTCAACAACCTCGGGCCGCTGGCGCAGATTCCGGGGCTGGTGCTGTTCGGCCGTGTCGAGGGCATCCGCTTCGAGAAGGGCCAGCCCAAGAACAAGGTGGTGCTGTCGGCCGACGGCACGCTCGGCAAGCTCGGGATCACCGCCCGAACCACCCGCTTCGGCAAGGTGGTGGCACCGGGCGCCGCGGCGCCGATCGCCAACCCGACCAGCCTCACCGACTATGGGCCCGACGACCTGTTCCTCGCGCCCAAGTGGATCACCGACCTCGAGCTTCGCTTTTCGATCGACCGCGTCCAGTTCGCGGCTGGTGCCAACAACCTGTTTGACGTCTATCCGTCGCGCCGCCCGACCGGGCCGCGCCCGGCCACCGTCGGCGGCAATTATCCGATCGACGCCTACTACCTGCCGTACAGCGGCTTCTCGCCGTTCGGTTTCAACGGCCGCTTCCTCTACGGCCGGATCAGCGTCGATTTCTGATGCGAGGGAAGGGGGGCAGCCCGGCTGCTCCCCCCTTGTTCACGATGACCTAGTGGCGATGCTCGGGGCGCAGCTTGTAGCGGCCCGGCTCGAACGCCTCGAACAGGTTGTCGATGGCGGGATGGTCGACCGGCTCATCCTCGTCGTCGGCGACGAGGTTCTGCTGCGAGACATAGGCGACGTAGCTGCCCTCGCCATTCTCCGCGAGCAGGTGATAGAAAGGCTGGTCCTTGGCCGGCCGGATTTCGGCAGGAATCGCCTGATACCATTCCTCGCTGTTGGCGAAGACCGGATCGACGTCGAAGATCACGCCGCGGAAATCGAGCAGTCGGTGCCGGACCACTTCGCCGATACCGAAGCGGGCGCGAGCAATCGGCGGGGCCGGAATGTCGCTCGTCAGGGGAATATGGGTGGCACGCGGCATGGCTCCAACTTAGGGCCTCGCGCCGTCGCCGCAAGGGCGTCAGAAGGGAATGGCCTCACCCTTCCAGTCGAAGAAGCCGCCGCTATCTTTTGGGCCGAGGCCGTCGAGCACCGCGAGCAGTCGCTCGGCCGAATGGTCGGGGGTGAACAGCTTGCCGGGCGCGACATTGGCCTGGAAGGGCCGGCTCATCGCCGTGTCGACCGTTCCCGGATGCAGCGCCACCACCACCGCCTGGGGGCGGGTGCGGGCGATCTCGATCGCGGCCGAGCGGACGAACTGGTTGAGCGCCGCCTTGCTCGCCCGGTAGCCGTACCAGCCGCCGAGGCGATTGTCGGCGATGCTCCCGACCCGCGCCGACAGGAGAGCGGTGCGCGTGACCCCGTCCTTGCGCAGCAGGGGCGTGAAATGGCGCAGCACCAGCGCGGGTCCGATTGCGTTGACGAGGAAGCTTCGCTGCAACTGGCCCGCGTCGAGATCGCGCAGTGAACGCTCGGGCTTGATTCCCTCGTGGTGGAGCATGCCGGTCGCGACGATCAGCCGGTCGAGGGCTTCGAACGGGACCGACGCGGCGGCGGCGCGGATGCTGGCCTCGTCGGCAAGGTCGATCCCGCCGTCCCGGCGCGACAGACGATGGACCGTCTCGCCGCGCGCCTCGAGCTGCCCGGCCAGCGCCGCGCCGATTCCGCCTGAAGCCCCGATGACGATCGTGTTCATGCCGCCATCAACGCTTTCGCGCATAATCGCGACAGCTGGCCGATGGGCCAATTGGCGCTAGGCAAGTCCGAAAGGCGCTGCTAGGGACCCGCCGCGACCCCCGGCCGTCCGGCCGGTGCCTCGTTTCTCACTGCGGAGAGGTGGCTGAGTGGTCGAAAGCACCGCACTCGAAATGCGGCGTGCCTTCACGGGTACCGTGGGTTCGAATCCCACCCTCTCCGCCAATTCCTGATTTTTTTGCGATCAGCGCGCCCGGAGCGCGCCCGCCCGCGCCGCGAGCGCGCCGATCTCGGCGAGCGACAGACCCTTCTTCACCAGCCAGCTGCCGCCGATGCAGGTCACGGCGGGCTCGGCCAGCCAGTCGGGCGCGGTCGCCTCGGTGATCCCGCCGGTCGGGCAGAAGCGCACCGCGCCAAACGGGGCCGCCAGCGAGCGCAAAGCGGGGAGGCCGCCCG
This region includes:
- a CDS encoding GNAT family N-acetyltransferase gives rise to the protein MFARTERLLLRPGWAEDAPALARAIADEAIVRNLGTAPWPYGEAEAHEFLAKPQDIVLPRFVLLRRTDGEPELIGAAGFDRSPSGAVEIGYWIARAHWGRGYATEACRQLVEIARTIGLDRLEASHFIDNPASGRVLEKLGFRPTGRTAPRHSCARNGEQLARLFTLDLGCEERVLAA
- the hspQ gene encoding heat shock protein HspQ; the encoded protein is MPRATHIPLTSDIPAPPIARARFGIGEVVRHRLLDFRGVIFDVDPVFANSEEWYQAIPAEIRPAKDQPFYHLLAENGEGSYVAYVSQQNLVADDEDEPVDHPAIDNLFEAFEPGRYKLRPEHRH
- a CDS encoding Lrp/AsnC family transcriptional regulator, whose amino-acid sequence is MDQTDRRILAILQDDATLPVAEVGARVGLSPTPCWRRIQKLRAAGVIERTVALVDPRALGLGLIVFIEVEARDHSPEWQERFLAGVSRLPEVLEVVRMAGETDYWLRVAVRDMGHFDNFYKQLIAAGPLKNVTSKFAMERCKSSTAYPVG
- a CDS encoding TonB-dependent receptor plug domain-containing protein, which gives rise to MSNRISPVLLLTISPLALIAATPAVAQSAATDPRQPPAPTTAVAAPEEAGATEPDNTIIVTGTRRTDRTIADSPVPIDVLGQEALTSSGLGETNKVLNNLVPSFNFPQPSIADGTDVIRPASLRGLAPDQTLVLVNGKRRHVSSLLNINGTVGRGSTAVDLNNIPALAIDRIEVLRDGASSQYGSDAIAGVINVRLRKSPSGGKAQVSYGKYITQLEDVPELEALTNVGGTAVLDSRDSRILAGTYGASRKIKDGAIFTAGVNVGIPMGSGYINLTGEFRDRDNTNRAGPDVRPNYIRPTSAIDPRELTFNRQNFRFGDPKTRDLNLIANMAAPIGDSGWEFYSFATFAHRKGRSAANWRQQSSVNNRDFSTLTPATSPTNANFTALTPDGFLPEIASVYKDWAAAAGFRGELSGWNVDLSGVYGHNQIDYRTENSLNTSYGRNSPTSFDSGGLRFNQFTANLDVSREFEAGFAKPLSVAFGTEYRRDNFSERPGQVESYAAGPLFIAPVTTTSANCTTLGGVYNAGTGVCSFPGRAAPFGAQGFPGIPAYAKLSKSRSSVAGYVELDTDPLPGFTTTLAGRAEKYSDFGSTVNGKLALRYAIVPALALRGSISTGFRAPSLQQQYFTGFSTNFINGLPVDIVTFPVNSAVSRALGARDLKPEKSVNVSAGVSVNPLQGLTITADYYHIKLKDRIVLTENLGAFGSGTTAQNNAVQAILAANSLSGFGAARFFINGLDTTTEGVDIVGTYRFRAGAIGNWSLSAAFNASNNKIDKRLNNLGPLAQIPGLVLFGRVEGIRFEKGQPKNKVVLSADGTLGKLGITARTTRFGKVVAPGAAAPIANPTSLTDYGPDDLFLAPKWITDLELRFSIDRVQFAAGANNLFDVYPSRRPTGPRPATVGGNYPIDAYYLPYSGFSPFGFNGRFLYGRISVDF
- a CDS encoding SDR family NAD(P)-dependent oxidoreductase, translating into MRESVDGGMNTIVIGASGGIGAALAGQLEARGETVHRLSRRDGGIDLADEASIRAAAASVPFEALDRLIVATGMLHHEGIKPERSLRDLDAGQLQRSFLVNAIGPALVLRHFTPLLRKDGVTRTALLSARVGSIADNRLGGWYGYRASKAALNQFVRSAAIEIARTRPQAVVVALHPGTVDTAMSRPFQANVAPGKLFTPDHSAERLLAVLDGLGPKDSGGFFDWKGEAIPF
- the rpmA gene encoding 50S ribosomal protein L27; this encodes MAHKKAGGSSRNGRDSESKRLGVKKFGGENVVAGNIIVRQRGTRVYPGTNVGLGKDHTLFALTDGKVAFRDGRQGRKFVHVEALMAPIADAAE